One uncultured Caproiciproducens sp. DNA segment encodes these proteins:
- a CDS encoding [Fe-Fe] hydrogenase large subunit C-terminal domain-containing protein, which produces MTTFNELYDRLVKASVGNKEPQELEKIREEEFDPHHLDCLLNPEKYAPVIRIEECVCSDSPQAACEGKCLFDALFRDEKGNIEINKDLCVGCSACIDSCQAKRLTASRDILPALAAVHSAKAPVYAMIAPAFISQFSKDVTPGKLRTAFKQLGFAGMVEVALFADILTLKEALEFNKNIVKETDFQLTSCCCPMWIAMIRKVYHELMPHVPGAVSPMVACGRAIKFLHPDALTVFVGPCIAKKAEAREPDVSASTDFVLTFQEMQDVFEFAKLNLAELPEDERDHSSRTGRIYARSGGVSEAVQSASKRLSPDRKITVRAHQADGVPACKAMINDLLAGKIDANFLEGMGCVGGCVGGPKALIPRDEGRANVNQYGEDALYPTPIDNPYVIELLHRLGFDTVESLIENSEIFTRKF; this is translated from the coding sequence ATGACCACATTTAATGAATTATATGACAGGCTTGTAAAAGCCTCTGTAGGGAATAAGGAGCCGCAGGAACTCGAAAAAATTCGTGAAGAAGAATTTGATCCGCATCATCTGGACTGTTTGTTAAATCCGGAAAAATACGCGCCGGTGATTCGCATTGAGGAATGCGTCTGCTCCGACAGTCCGCAGGCGGCCTGTGAAGGGAAATGCCTTTTTGATGCGCTTTTCAGGGACGAGAAGGGCAATATTGAAATAAACAAAGATTTATGTGTTGGCTGCTCCGCCTGCATTGACAGCTGTCAGGCGAAAAGACTAACGGCCAGCCGTGATATTCTGCCTGCGCTTGCCGCCGTACATTCTGCGAAAGCTCCGGTTTACGCGATGATTGCGCCCGCTTTTATCAGTCAGTTCAGCAAGGACGTCACTCCGGGGAAGCTTCGTACCGCATTTAAGCAACTTGGATTCGCCGGCATGGTTGAGGTTGCTCTTTTTGCTGACATTCTTACGCTGAAGGAAGCACTTGAGTTTAATAAAAATATTGTAAAAGAAACTGATTTTCAGCTTACGAGCTGTTGCTGCCCCATGTGGATCGCCATGATCAGAAAGGTGTACCACGAACTGATGCCCCATGTTCCCGGAGCGGTCTCTCCCATGGTCGCCTGCGGACGTGCCATTAAGTTTCTTCATCCGGATGCCCTGACGGTTTTTGTCGGCCCCTGTATTGCCAAAAAGGCCGAAGCGCGTGAACCGGATGTTTCCGCTTCGACTGATTTTGTGCTGACCTTTCAGGAAATGCAGGATGTTTTTGAGTTCGCGAAATTAAACCTTGCAGAACTGCCGGAGGACGAGCGAGATCATTCTTCCCGCACGGGGAGAATTTACGCCAGAAGCGGCGGGGTCAGCGAAGCGGTTCAAAGTGCTTCAAAACGGCTTAGTCCCGACCGTAAAATAACTGTTCGTGCCCATCAGGCCGACGGAGTTCCTGCCTGTAAGGCAATGATCAACGATTTGCTGGCGGGTAAAATCGACGCAAACTTTCTTGAGGGAATGGGCTGTGTCGGCGGATGCGTCGGCGGGCCTAAAGCGTTGATTCCCCGTGACGAGGGCCGTGCAAATGTAAATCAGTACGGTGAGGACGCCCTGTATCCCACCCCGATTGACAATCCGTATGTCATTGAACTTCTGCATCGGCTCGGATTTGACACGGTGGAAAGTCTGATTGAGAACAGCGAAATCTTTACACGCAAATTCTAA
- a CDS encoding hydrolase has protein sequence MGYKEDFEEIYKSKITRAGSAELLEWLKTTDFFTAPASTKFHCACLGGLVQHSVSVYHVMVNKHFNADTDSEESFAICGLLHDVCKAQFYKESTRNVKNEETGSWEKRPYYSIEDSYPYGHGEKSVYLIERFMRLKTSEAIAIRWHMGGFDESVRGGSFSIGLAWQKYPIAVKLHLADLESTYLCEKGTSMIHGK, from the coding sequence ATGGGTTACAAAGAAGATTTTGAAGAAATATATAAATCCAAAATAACGCGGGCCGGCAGTGCGGAACTGCTGGAATGGCTAAAAACTACGGATTTCTTTACCGCACCCGCCAGCACCAAATTTCACTGTGCCTGCCTTGGGGGGCTTGTCCAGCATAGTGTCAGCGTTTATCATGTCATGGTGAATAAACACTTCAACGCTGATACGGACAGTGAAGAAAGCTTTGCGATCTGCGGCCTTTTGCATGATGTCTGCAAGGCACAGTTTTATAAAGAGAGCACCCGCAATGTAAAAAACGAAGAGACCGGTTCTTGGGAGAAACGTCCGTACTATTCAATAGAGGACAGCTATCCATATGGCCACGGCGAAAAATCGGTCTATTTGATTGAACGTTTTATGCGTCTGAAAACCAGCGAGGCGATTGCAATCCGGTGGCATATGGGCGGTTTTGATGAATCCGTCCGGGGCGGCAGCTTTTCCATCGGTTTAGCTTGGCAAAAGTATCCGATTGCCGTCAAACTGCACCTTGCCGATCTTGAAAGCACCTATCTTTGCGAAAAAGGGACGTCCATGATACACGGCAAATAG
- a CDS encoding GntR family transcriptional regulator, whose product MAWTLKSDRPIYSQLIEQIELLIVSGIYPAGSKLPSVRDMAGEASVNPNTMQRALAQLENDGLLYSQRTSGRFVTEDVESIMKTKNNLAQGLIKEFIENMSNLGYDRQQTISLLERTAEEEK is encoded by the coding sequence ATGGCTTGGACTTTAAAATCCGACAGACCAATTTACTCACAGCTGATAGAACAAATTGAGTTATTGATTGTTTCGGGAATATATCCTGCCGGTTCAAAGCTGCCGTCAGTTCGCGACATGGCCGGCGAGGCTTCGGTAAACCCGAACACGATGCAGCGCGCACTGGCGCAGCTTGAAAATGACGGTTTATTATATTCGCAGCGTACAAGCGGCAGATTTGTAACGGAGGATGTGGAGAGCATTATGAAGACAAAAAACAATCTTGCACAGGGGTTAATTAAAGAATTTATTGAGAATATGAGCAATCTTGGTTACGATCGGCAGCAGACCATCTCTCTTCTTGAGAGGACAGCAGAGGAGGAAAAATAA
- a CDS encoding ABC transporter ATP-binding protein: MENILECQNLVKFFPGCLALNAVNLAVPKGKIVGLLGPNGSGKSTMIKLANGLITPTSGKILINGMEPGIETKKIISYLPERTYLNDWMNVNNMIEFFGDFYQDFNKQKAYDMLQRLGVDPSLRLKTMSKGTKEKVQLILVMSREAELYLLDEPIGGVDPAARDYILDTIISNYSENATIIISTHLISDVEKILDEVIFINQGNIVLVSTVDDIREKENKSVDALFREVFRC; this comes from the coding sequence ATGGAGAACATTTTGGAATGCCAAAATCTGGTGAAATTTTTTCCCGGATGCCTGGCATTGAACGCAGTCAATCTGGCCGTGCCAAAGGGCAAAATCGTGGGGCTTCTCGGACCGAACGGCAGCGGAAAAAGCACCATGATTAAACTGGCTAACGGTCTCATCACGCCAACAAGCGGCAAAATTCTGATTAACGGTATGGAACCGGGCATTGAAACAAAAAAAATCATTTCTTATCTACCGGAGCGTACCTATTTGAATGACTGGATGAATGTCAATAATATGATTGAATTCTTCGGTGATTTTTATCAGGACTTCAACAAACAAAAAGCATATGACATGCTCCAGCGGCTTGGAGTAGACCCGTCGCTCAGACTGAAAACAATGAGCAAGGGCACAAAGGAAAAAGTTCAGTTGATTTTGGTAATGAGCCGTGAGGCGGAGCTTTATCTTCTGGATGAACCGATCGGCGGCGTGGATCCTGCGGCAAGGGACTACATCCTCGACACGATTATCAGCAATTACAGTGAAAATGCAACCATCATCATATCGACTCACCTTATTTCAGATGTCGAAAAAATTCTGGATGAAGTTATTTTCATTAATCAGGGGAATATTGTACTGGTTTCCACGGTCGATGACATTCGCGAAAAAGAGAATAAGAGCGTGGACGCACTGTTCAGGGAGGTATTTAGATGCTAA
- a CDS encoding [Fe-Fe] hydrogenase large subunit C-terminal domain-containing protein: MGIIGLKAANCKNCYKCVKVCPVKSIKVENAQAQIIDRDCILCGTCLEQCPQNAKTLNSDVTVVKEMIGKGEKVILSVAPSYLGSFDFDDVQKFAGAVKALGFYGAAETSMGAAYVTAEYHRLIQENQMENMITTCCPSANRLIEHYYPSLVGQMTPVVSPMIAHARLLKKTFGHGTRVIFVGPCIAKIGEAADIRHNNDVDAVLTFDDLEKWLESEQIIINDAQPASFLNPSSRILRMYPVTDGIIASLRSMGDTGDWKMLSVSGSGECIDLCKALERGDLHHCFIEINMCKDGCINGPISNRDAASRFSSSMKVRKYASEDFGGYPNLPEEIPMNMQFVDCSVKEDIPDEATIRIILSKIGKESPEDELNCGSCGYPTCRDKAVAVYQNKAELTMCMPYMKERAESLSNCVLTETPNITIIVDKELNIIEFNAAAEKAFKISRHEAMQKCIYEIMDSSDFQYVFDTKQSIPDKKVHFKEYGMTTMQTIVYIAKENIAMGIYKDITREEEELENKYKLRSETMEMAQKVIDKQMVAAQQIASLLGETTAETKVTLTKLKNMIVFDGDEQ; this comes from the coding sequence ATGGGGATTATCGGTTTGAAGGCGGCAAACTGCAAAAACTGCTACAAATGTGTAAAGGTTTGTCCGGTTAAATCCATTAAAGTAGAAAATGCACAGGCCCAGATTATTGATCGGGACTGTATTCTGTGCGGAACCTGCCTGGAACAGTGTCCACAAAATGCAAAGACGCTGAACAGTGATGTCACAGTTGTAAAAGAAATGATTGGGAAGGGCGAAAAAGTCATCCTTTCAGTAGCTCCGTCCTATTTGGGCTCTTTTGATTTTGATGACGTGCAAAAGTTTGCGGGAGCGGTAAAAGCCCTGGGGTTTTACGGTGCTGCCGAAACCAGCATGGGAGCGGCTTATGTTACGGCCGAGTACCACCGTCTGATTCAGGAAAATCAGATGGAGAACATGATTACTACCTGTTGCCCGTCTGCAAACAGGCTGATCGAGCATTACTATCCGTCTTTGGTCGGTCAGATGACCCCCGTTGTGTCACCGATGATCGCTCACGCACGGCTTTTAAAGAAAACCTTTGGGCACGGTACCCGCGTGATCTTCGTCGGGCCATGCATCGCCAAGATTGGTGAGGCCGCTGATATACGTCACAACAATGATGTGGATGCCGTTCTTACCTTTGACGATCTGGAAAAATGGTTGGAATCTGAACAAATCATCATAAACGATGCGCAGCCTGCTTCTTTTCTTAACCCCAGCTCAAGAATCCTGCGGATGTACCCGGTTACGGACGGTATTATTGCTTCGCTGCGCTCCATGGGCGATACGGGCGACTGGAAAATGCTCAGTGTAAGCGGTTCCGGAGAATGCATCGATCTTTGCAAAGCGCTGGAGCGCGGAGATTTGCACCATTGTTTTATTGAAATCAATATGTGCAAGGACGGCTGTATTAATGGTCCGATTTCGAACAGGGATGCGGCTTCACGCTTTTCATCTTCTATGAAGGTCAGAAAGTACGCCAGTGAAGATTTCGGCGGATATCCCAACCTTCCGGAGGAGATTCCAATGAATATGCAGTTTGTTGATTGTTCCGTCAAGGAAGATATTCCGGATGAAGCCACGATTCGCATCATTTTGTCGAAGATCGGCAAAGAATCTCCGGAGGACGAACTCAACTGCGGTTCCTGCGGCTACCCGACCTGCCGTGACAAAGCGGTCGCGGTTTATCAGAACAAAGCAGAGCTTACCATGTGTATGCCGTATATGAAAGAGCGTGCCGAATCACTTTCTAACTGTGTTTTGACTGAAACACCGAATATTACCATCATTGTTGATAAGGAACTGAATATTATTGAATTCAACGCCGCGGCGGAAAAAGCATTTAAAATTTCCCGACATGAGGCGATGCAGAAATGTATCTATGAGATTATGGATTCTTCCGATTTTCAGTATGTATTCGACACGAAGCAATCCATTCCGGACAAAAAGGTGCATTTCAAGGAATATGGCATGACCACGATGCAGACCATTGTATATATTGCGAAAGAGAATATTGCCATGGGAATTTATAAGGATATTACCCGTGAAGAAGAGGAACTGGAGAATAAGTATAAGTTACGCAGCGAAACCATGGAGATGGCCCAAAAGGTTATTGACAAGCAGATGGTCGCCGCGCAGCAGATTGCAAGTCTGCTCGGTGAAACGACAGCGGAAACGAAGGTCACTCTTACAAAACTTAAAAATATGATTGTATTTGACGGTGATGAACAATGA
- a CDS encoding SpoIIE family protein phosphatase, whose amino-acid sequence MKMHVDAAYRSLNKYGEELCGDKVLISRTEDATIAVLADGLGSGVKANILSTLTSSIISTMLEEGATLVEAVETIAKTLPVCNVRKLAYSTFSVIKISDSGDVSLVEFDNPPCIFLRNGRVIDLEDCSEVKECAGKTVTESHFTVRAGDVVALVSDGIVYAGVGQALNFGWNWENVSAWLAKTMLKETSAPRLAVSLSQAVNELYLGKPGDDSTDLILKITPRCIVSLLSGPPIHKEDDGRMVHDFVTSHGKRIICGGTSANIVSRVLNRKIETTIHYTDPDIPPTGKIDGIDLVTEGVLTLSRTVEILKDYLSHEADSYYFHDLDEPNGAAMLAKILLEDCTDLKVFIGRAINPAHQNPGLPADLSIKIKLIEELCGLVQQLGKKVEKYYY is encoded by the coding sequence ATGAAAATGCATGTCGACGCCGCATATCGAAGTCTAAACAAATATGGGGAAGAACTGTGCGGCGATAAGGTGCTGATTTCGCGCACAGAAGACGCTACCATCGCTGTTTTGGCGGACGGGCTGGGCAGTGGTGTGAAGGCCAATATTCTTTCGACTCTGACCAGCAGCATTATTTCCACAATGCTGGAAGAGGGTGCAACTTTGGTAGAGGCTGTGGAGACGATTGCCAAAACGCTGCCTGTCTGCAATGTGCGCAAGTTAGCATACTCCACTTTCAGCGTCATTAAAATATCTGACAGCGGTGATGTTTCTTTAGTTGAATTTGACAATCCGCCCTGTATCTTTTTGCGAAACGGCAGGGTGATTGACCTTGAGGATTGCTCTGAAGTAAAAGAGTGCGCCGGCAAGACCGTAACGGAAAGTCACTTTACCGTTCGTGCCGGAGATGTGGTTGCGCTCGTCAGTGACGGTATTGTTTATGCCGGTGTCGGGCAGGCGCTCAATTTTGGCTGGAACTGGGAAAACGTTTCCGCATGGCTTGCCAAAACGATGCTGAAGGAAACATCGGCGCCGCGGCTTGCGGTTTCGCTGTCACAGGCTGTTAATGAGCTTTATCTGGGAAAGCCCGGTGATGATTCTACTGATTTGATTTTAAAAATTACACCGCGCTGCATAGTCAGCCTCCTTTCCGGGCCGCCCATCCACAAAGAAGATGACGGCCGCATGGTTCACGATTTTGTGACGTCCCATGGAAAGCGGATTATCTGCGGAGGGACGAGCGCGAATATCGTATCGCGGGTTCTGAATCGAAAAATTGAGACCACCATTCATTATACTGACCCGGACATCCCTCCGACCGGAAAAATCGACGGAATTGATCTAGTGACCGAGGGCGTTTTAACGTTGAGCCGAACGGTGGAGATTCTAAAGGACTATCTGTCTCATGAGGCCGACTCCTATTACTTTCACGATCTGGATGAGCCAAACGGTGCGGCAATGCTTGCAAAAATACTTTTGGAGGATTGTACGGATCTTAAAGTCTTTATCGGAAGAGCAATTAATCCGGCGCATCAGAACCCCGGACTGCCGGCCGATTTGAGCATTAAAATAAAATTAATTGAAGAGCTTTGCGGCTTGGTGCAGCAGCTTGGAAAGAAAGTTGAAAAATATTACTATTAA
- a CDS encoding 4Fe-4S dicluster domain-containing protein — MQYNNDAKQLKYEVLTQVAKYTYEGTLEENLDKIPYEIIPGPLPEFRCCIYREREIIRERLISARGKNLPGQDDGDIVAVLPAACEGCPINRFNVTDNCQHCLAKKCHAACPFGAISITPKGAYIDPSKCKECGRCAAACPYNAISDTMRPCIRACPVKAITKDEYQRAVIDYSRCINCGACTKNCPFGAITDRSSIVHVIEDIKAGKPVYAIFAPAIEGHFGAANVGMLKSAIKKLGFTGVLEVSLGADATTYHEAQELREALENKQKMTTSCCPAFVEMIEKHFPKLVPLISHTASPMVLTARYMKAEHPDSKVVFIGPCIAKKIEIQKIQDTADYVMTFEELQALFNARGINVLEEVENEQDGSRSGKGFAQSGGVSGAVVQVLEEQELDLPFTCVKCNGAAECKKTLMILNAGRLEEDFVEGMACEGGCVAGPGGVEEMQKLLKNRSRLMAAADDRGIAENIQIIHDFSKIKMDTNFPE; from the coding sequence ATGCAATATAATAACGACGCAAAACAGCTGAAATACGAAGTACTCACCCAGGTCGCCAAATACACCTACGAGGGTACGCTTGAAGAAAATCTTGACAAAATTCCTTATGAAATCATTCCCGGTCCGCTGCCGGAATTCCGGTGCTGCATCTACCGTGAGCGCGAGATCATCAGAGAACGGCTTATCTCGGCGCGCGGTAAAAATCTGCCCGGGCAGGATGACGGGGATATCGTCGCGGTACTTCCGGCGGCATGTGAGGGCTGTCCCATCAACCGATTTAACGTCACGGATAACTGTCAGCACTGCCTTGCTAAAAAATGCCACGCAGCCTGTCCGTTTGGCGCAATTTCGATTACGCCGAAGGGCGCTTACATCGATCCCTCAAAGTGCAAGGAATGCGGTCGCTGTGCGGCGGCCTGCCCGTACAATGCAATTTCCGACACCATGCGTCCCTGCATTAGAGCCTGCCCCGTTAAGGCTATTACCAAAGACGAATACCAGCGGGCTGTTATCGATTATTCGCGGTGCATTAACTGCGGTGCCTGTACGAAAAACTGTCCGTTCGGTGCCATTACCGACCGTTCAAGCATCGTTCATGTAATTGAAGATATAAAAGCCGGGAAACCGGTTTATGCGATTTTTGCGCCGGCGATTGAGGGACATTTTGGCGCTGCCAACGTCGGCATGCTGAAGTCCGCCATCAAAAAGTTGGGTTTCACGGGCGTGCTCGAAGTTTCGCTGGGTGCGGATGCGACTACTTATCATGAGGCGCAGGAGCTTCGGGAAGCGCTTGAGAATAAACAGAAGATGACCACTTCCTGCTGCCCCGCATTTGTAGAAATGATTGAAAAGCATTTCCCAAAGCTGGTTCCGCTGATTTCCCATACCGCTTCTCCCATGGTACTGACCGCGCGCTACATGAAAGCGGAGCATCCCGACAGCAAGGTTGTATTCATCGGTCCCTGTATCGCTAAAAAAATAGAAATCCAGAAAATACAGGATACTGCTGATTATGTTATGACTTTTGAAGAGCTTCAAGCTCTGTTCAATGCAAGGGGAATCAATGTTCTGGAAGAAGTGGAAAACGAACAGGACGGTAGCCGCTCAGGCAAGGGCTTTGCGCAGAGCGGCGGTGTTTCCGGCGCTGTGGTTCAGGTGCTGGAGGAACAGGAGTTAGACCTGCCGTTTACCTGTGTGAAATGCAACGGAGCGGCCGAGTGTAAAAAGACACTTATGATTCTGAATGCCGGACGTCTGGAAGAGGATTTTGTCGAGGGCATGGCGTGTGAGGGCGGCTGTGTTGCCGGTCCCGGTGGTGTGGAGGAAATGCAGAAGCTTTTGAAAAATCGCAGCAGGCTGATGGCGGCCGCAGATGACCGCGGTATTGCCGAGAACATCCAAATAATTCATGATTTTTCTAAGATTAAAATGGATACAAATTTCCCAGAATAA
- a CDS encoding ABC transporter ATP-binding protein: protein MYAISAKSLTKSYDGNTNALNDLNLDIPQGSVFGFLGPNGAGKTTSVKLFTGLLKPTQGECTVLDLHPVKNSCDVHRLCGVMTETARMYGQLTGTQNLLFFAQTAGMNHDASSERADGLLKELDLWDARDKKLSEYSTGMAQRLSLARALINRPQVLFLDEPTSGLDPESAQTVNSMIAALADNTGTTVFLCTHQLRYAQDICDSYGIIDKGRLIASGDLSSLCNNIGCRIKAGFRLPEGDILDGFDADNGWWHTELQCEEDMPKLLKKVIESGHDVYEARLIKPTLEDVYFEYVERQGVPK, encoded by the coding sequence GTGTATGCAATCAGCGCGAAAAGCCTTACGAAATCCTATGATGGCAATACCAATGCTCTAAACGACTTGAATCTGGATATTCCGCAGGGCAGTGTATTTGGATTTTTAGGTCCGAATGGAGCGGGAAAAACGACGTCCGTCAAGCTTTTTACAGGACTGTTGAAGCCGACTCAGGGGGAGTGTACGGTGCTTGACCTGCATCCGGTGAAAAATTCCTGTGATGTGCACCGCTTGTGCGGCGTGATGACGGAAACTGCCAGAATGTACGGTCAGCTGACCGGCACACAAAATCTTCTCTTCTTTGCCCAAACGGCAGGAATGAATCATGATGCTTCAAGCGAACGGGCTGACGGGCTTTTAAAGGAGCTTGATCTGTGGGATGCGCGCGACAAAAAGCTAAGCGAGTATTCCACCGGCATGGCACAGCGGCTTTCTCTGGCCCGCGCACTGATCAACAGACCGCAGGTGCTTTTCTTGGACGAGCCTACCAGCGGGCTTGACCCGGAATCTGCACAAACGGTAAATTCCATGATTGCGGCACTGGCAGACAATACCGGTACCACGGTGTTTCTATGCACCCATCAGCTTCGTTATGCGCAGGATATCTGCGACAGTTATGGAATTATCGATAAGGGAAGATTAATTGCGTCGGGGGATCTTTCTTCCCTCTGCAATAACATCGGCTGCCGCATCAAAGCTGGATTTCGCCTTCCCGAAGGGGACATCCTTGATGGATTTGACGCCGACAACGGCTGGTGGCACACGGAACTTCAGTGCGAAGAGGATATGCCGAAGCTTCTTAAAAAGGTGATTGAATCCGGACATGATGTTTATGAGGCGCGGCTTATAAAACCGACGCTTGAGGACGTCTATTTCGAATATGTGGAACGCCAGGGGGTGCCGAAATGA
- a CDS encoding ABC transporter permease subunit — MKLISSAEHAVVNKDFGEIWNTKMARNTIIVVPLIMVLFLPIMYLVMIFFIPSEQMNGVDQMMKLLPQEAAHFTIKQGMFYIMTNVVCPMFFLMIPLMVSSVSAACSFVGEKERGTIQTLLLTPLSIKSIFKAKVLSCIILSGISTAISFIVFSVVISAGDILLNMPFFLNWNWLVLVLLLAPGVTVFGVVFMVLVSGRSKSYMESIQTSGYIVLPLVLLFVGQFTGLFQLNALILLIIAACLLVADFLLWFVAARSFTPEKLLR; from the coding sequence ATGAAATTAATATCATCTGCCGAACATGCTGTTGTCAATAAAGACTTCGGCGAAATTTGGAACACAAAAATGGCACGCAATACAATCATTGTTGTGCCGTTGATTATGGTTCTTTTCCTGCCGATTATGTACCTTGTCATGATTTTTTTTATACCGAGTGAACAGATGAACGGCGTGGATCAAATGATGAAGCTTTTGCCGCAGGAAGCGGCACATTTCACGATAAAACAGGGCATGTTTTACATCATGACCAATGTCGTTTGTCCCATGTTCTTTTTAATGATACCGCTGATGGTTTCCAGTGTTTCGGCGGCTTGCAGCTTTGTCGGTGAAAAAGAACGCGGCACGATTCAGACGCTGCTTTTAACACCGTTGAGCATCAAATCGATTTTCAAAGCGAAGGTACTCAGCTGCATTATTTTGTCGGGAATCTCAACAGCCATTTCATTTATTGTTTTTTCGGTCGTTATTTCGGCAGGCGATATTCTCCTGAACATGCCGTTTTTCCTGAATTGGAACTGGCTTGTGCTCGTACTGCTCCTTGCGCCGGGAGTTACTGTTTTCGGGGTTGTTTTTATGGTCCTTGTTTCAGGAAGAAGCAAAAGTTATATGGAGTCCATTCAGACGTCAGGTTATATTGTTTTACCGCTTGTCCTCCTTTTTGTGGGGCAGTTTACAGGATTATTTCAGCTTAACGCATTGATCCTGCTGATCATCGCAGCGTGTCTGCTGGTGGCCGACTTCTTGCTCTGGTTTGTGGCGGCACGCTCGTTTACACCGGAGAAGCTGTTGCGATAA
- a CDS encoding PHP domain-containing protein encodes MAADLHCHTKMSDGSVGIDEVVLLAKTHGIPTIAVTDHDTFAGSTRAKIFGDRHEVEVISGVEFSTIDPSTGRKAHILCYLCDNTDRLEGLCKRTGDLRRRASCIMIQKVMRLYPITAEMVLRRAQGSTNIFKQHIMHALIDAGYANDFFGETYHKLFNTKTGLAYYPIQYPDVHDVIKQIHDAGGVAVLAHPGEYDSYDLLEQLAKDHEIEGVEVWHPRNRPDDEERFIATAQKYGLVMTGGTDFHGMYTTVTMPVGTCLTPDNQLDALRKIKARFKK; translated from the coding sequence GTGGCCGCAGATTTGCATTGTCATACCAAAATGTCCGACGGATCGGTTGGTATAGATGAGGTTGTTCTACTTGCCAAGACGCATGGTATCCCCACGATTGCCGTCACTGATCATGACACTTTTGCGGGATCGACCAGAGCGAAAATTTTTGGGGACAGACATGAGGTTGAAGTTATTTCAGGAGTTGAGTTTTCAACGATTGATCCTTCTACCGGACGCAAAGCGCATATTTTATGCTACCTTTGCGACAATACCGATCGATTGGAGGGACTGTGCAAACGTACGGGCGATTTACGCCGCCGTGCATCCTGCATCATGATTCAGAAAGTGATGCGTCTCTACCCAATTACCGCCGAAATGGTTTTACGCCGGGCACAGGGCAGCACCAATATTTTTAAGCAGCATATTATGCACGCCCTGATAGATGCTGGCTATGCGAACGATTTTTTTGGTGAAACATATCATAAGCTTTTTAATACTAAAACGGGACTTGCCTATTATCCTATTCAATATCCCGATGTTCATGACGTGATTAAACAAATACATGATGCGGGTGGTGTGGCTGTTTTGGCACATCCCGGCGAATATGACAGTTATGATTTGCTTGAGCAGCTTGCGAAAGATCATGAAATTGAAGGCGTAGAGGTTTGGCATCCGCGTAACAGGCCGGACGATGAAGAACGCTTTATTGCCACAGCGCAGAAATATGGCCTGGTAATGACGGGCGGCACTGATTTTCACGGAATGTATACCACGGTTACAATGCCTGTCGGAACCTGTCTTACACCTGACAATCAGCTTGACGCTTTAAGAAAAATAAAAGCGCGTTTTAAAAAATAA
- a CDS encoding TIGR03905 family TSCPD domain-containing protein, translated as MYQYRTKGTCSSEIDVVLEGDIVKSAKIIGGCNGNTKGLCTLVEGMKVDEVIRRLKGIRCGFKPTSCPDQLAIALLQAKEQQARK; from the coding sequence GTGTATCAGTACAGAACAAAGGGGACATGCTCTTCTGAAATCGATGTCGTTCTTGAAGGTGATATCGTCAAATCGGCAAAGATTATCGGCGGCTGCAACGGAAACACCAAGGGACTTTGCACACTTGTTGAGGGGATGAAGGTTGACGAAGTCATTCGCCGCCTAAAAGGAATCAGGTGCGGGTTTAAGCCTACCTCCTGTCCGGATCAGCTGGCGATTGCATTGTTACAGGCAAAGGAGCAGCAGGCGCGTAAATAA
- a CDS encoding UvrB/UvrC motif-containing protein: protein MLCDSCGKNPVTTHVKTIINGELTEYSLCAECAQKLGYGNLLTGLGCNYGSLLGGFFGGTELDDPVRCKCCGSTFDDIMRSGQIGCAECYHTFYDRLIPLIQRIHGDTKHRGKVPGKDVLKNRPQRQLGLMRRELREAIDAENFEHAASLRDRIKELEGEKIHE from the coding sequence ATGCTGTGCGATTCCTGTGGAAAAAATCCGGTTACCACACATGTAAAAACAATCATAAACGGTGAATTGACAGAGTATTCCCTATGTGCCGAGTGTGCGCAGAAGTTAGGGTACGGAAACCTTCTGACAGGGCTGGGCTGTAATTACGGCAGTTTACTGGGCGGATTTTTCGGCGGAACTGAATTGGACGATCCGGTTCGCTGCAAATGCTGCGGTTCAACCTTTGACGATATCATGCGCAGCGGGCAGATTGGCTGCGCAGAATGTTATCATACATTTTATGACAGGCTTATTCCTTTGATTCAGCGCATTCACGGCGATACAAAACACCGCGGAAAGGTTCCGGGCAAAGATGTCTTGAAGAACAGGCCGCAAAGACAGCTTGGTTTAATGCGCCGTGAGCTGAGGGAGGCGATTGATGCTGAAAACTTTGAGCACGCCGCCAGTTTGCGTGACCGGATAAAGGAGCTGGAAGGGGAGAAGATCCATGAATAA